From the Actinomycetota bacterium genome, the window CCAGAGAATACGCTTGCTCGGCCGGATTTTGCGGAACTTCTTTGTTAAAAAAGACATCTTTCAACAGGAACCCTAGAACCGCTACGATCGATAGCGCCAAAAGGATAGTCAAGGCCACCAAAACCTTTTTGATCCGTTGTTCCATGCTCATTCCTTTCAAATATTGCAAAATATGCGTGACCGTTTTCACATGCGCAAATAAAAAAAATTACCGATATAAATGATAGCATACGGAGCATGTTGAGGCAAGGCCGCAAAGACGGCCGGGGCTAAATATTTACATAATTTGCTAAGCATGCGGTGAGTGATAAATCCTTATCCGGGCAAGCAAGAGCGTGCGCTTCGATTCGGATCTTCGGTCCACGGCTTGCCCTAGACTTCTTTTTTTGGCGGGCGGGTTCGTGGTATTCTTTTCCTGTGAACGACAGAGCGGAACCACGGGAGGGTTTAATGAAAGCGGGAATTTTCAAATGGCTTCTAGGAGCACTGGTGTTGTTAGCGCTAGTCGCGGGGATTGCGGGGTGTTCATCCGGCGCCGACAAGAAGGCCGCTTCCGACGCGGACGAGGTGATTGAGGCGGAAGCGTCCGAAGCGCCGATAACGACCGAGACGACCGTCGCGCAGGCGCCGCCGGCGGCTCAGCCCGCCGCCGGAAAGCGGCCCCATGCGGTCGTCGAGACGAACAAAGGAAAAATCGTCTTCGAACTCTATCCGCACAAGGCGCCTAAGACCGTCGCGAATTTCGTCAGTCTCGCAGGCCAAAGCTTCTACAACGGTATTAAGTGGCACCGTGTCGAACCGGGGTTCGTGATTCAGGGCGGCGACCCGTTGAGTAAAGACGACGACCCCGCGAACGACGGCCTGGGGGGTCCCGGCTATAAAATCGACGCCGAGTTCAACGATGTACCGCATATTACGGGTACGGTTGCGATGGCGCGGGCACAAGACCCCAATAGCGCGGGAAGCCAGTTTTATATATGCCTCGACGCGCAGCCGTCGCTCGACGGGAACTACACCGTCTTCGGGCAAGTCGTGGAAGGCATGGACGTCGTCGAGCGGATACAAGTCGGCGACCTCATGAGCCGGGTCTACATCGAGGAGCGGTAATCCCGCTACATCCCGATATGCCAGCCGCCGTGCATCATCTCGCCGCTGCCGCCGGCGTAATTCGGGTAGACGCTTTTCGGGTCGTCATGGCAGCGCGCGCAGAACGTCAAGCCGTGGCAATTACAGCCGGCTCCGTTATTTTTGGCCAGAGCCCGGTGGGCGTAGTACCAGGCCTCGGTTTCTCCGTGTATTTCGCCGGTCGCGTTGTGACAGCCGCACATGCGTTTTCCATCCATGCGCTCCCAGTGGCATTTATAGCAGAGTATGCCTTGCGTCGTCTCGGCTTGCATCGCATGTTTTTGCTGGAAGATCGCAGAGTGCGGCAGTTCCACGCCGTGGCACTTAATACACCCTTCCGTCGTCGAAACTTTATGACAGCCGGTGCAGGTAATTCGGATAGTCTTTACTTTCGGCAAGTCGTCGACCGCGCGGACCGCTTTATAGCCGATGTCCTGGGTATGGCAGGTCCGGCAGTCCGCGCTCGCCACTTTATTGTCGTGGCATCCGAGGCAACTATTCATGGCGAAAATCTTCTTGCCCTTTGGTTTGTGCGCGATGTCCGGATGACAGTTGGTGCAGTTTATACCGCCACCGATAAGGTCTTTATGTTGCATTTTGATTTCGCGGTCGCCGATTACCATGCGGCTGAGGATATCGTTGTGGCAGCGCAGGCAGGCGTTGTTCGAGACGCGTGCCCTAGGCGTTTCGACGCCCTTGAAAAAGTGGGCCAAAACGTTCTCCGCACCGTTGATATTCCCCTCGACATAGCCGAATATTCCCGGTTTGTAATGGCACTTAAGGCAGCCCGTATCCTTGTGGACCGATTTTGTCCAGGAACTATAGCTCTTTTCGAGGGTATGGCACCTTATGCAGGACTTCGGTTGGGCGGTGCCGACTGTCATTGCGAGCAAAAGTATGATAACGGCGGCGCCCCCGATGATATATCGTTTTACGAGCACCTCCCGCGGCACTTTTTTTCGAATGCTCCTGTATGCTCTGCGGATACGAATTTGATTTCTGGCAGCGAAGAAGAGCAGGACCAACAGCATCACAACGATGAGTGTGAGCAGAATCGCGGCTATGATGACAACCGCTTCTCGCGGATATCTACGAGGGTTCTGGAAGATCACCTGTAGTTGCTCGGCGAATTTTATGATGATCGGAATGTAGTCGCGCCAGCGCAAGGCGTCGTGGAGGAGTCTCTCGAAAAGAGATTCCGCGCGCATCGGTACTGACAAATATATGTGGACGGCTAAAGTTCTTAAAAGCTCCATAATCATCAAAACCTAAATTTCGTCTTCGGCGTATTAGTATGCGCCGCGTGTAAGTGACATGGTATGCAGTTGTTTCCGTTATGGCAGCGCCAGCACAGGTCGTAGCCGCGTTCCTCGACCTCAAACTGGTGATTCTTGAGGAAATCGTTTGGGTGAGGCATGTCGATGCGGTGGCAATCCGTGCAAAGTTCTTTTCGGTGGCACTGGTAACATCCCTGAACGTTTTGCTTGGCCGACCGTGAGTGAAGCTCTGCCCACGGTTCCGGATGGGGCACCTCGCTGTTGTGGCAGCTCATACAGAATAATGCGTCGTGGCAGGTGGCGCACGTCTTTGGGTCGCCCATGCCGTGTGTCGATTTCCAGCTCGGGCCGTGCGTTATTTTCCACGGCCCTTTTGTCGAGAGCTTTTCGGTCTCAGCACTGCCGGGGTGACACTTCTCGCATTCGACATCGCCTTCGTAGTAGTTGTGGCAATCGGCGCAGCTATCCATGTCGGGCTGGTTGCGAGTCCGGCCTTCGATTTCATGGGCCACATTCGCGTGGCAATCGGTGCAGTGATAATCGGCAAATTCCTTGTGACTGATGCGGATGCCTTTGCTGACTATCGTATGTTTGACTTCCCGGTCATGGCACACGAGGCAACGTTCGTTGTGGATTTGGCTCGCGAGCGGGTCTTGGTAGGTGCGAAAGAGCCAGGCCGCAAAGTTCTTTCCCGACGTCAACTCTAGTTTTGCAAACGAAAAGTAACCGGGTTCCTTATGGCAGGCAAGGCAGGATATATTTTTATGCGGAGATGTTTTCCAAGAGGCATATTGCTCTTTTGTCGCGTGGCACGCCGCGCATGGAATCCCGCGTTCCGCGAAGAACTGAATCGAGACGCCCCAAAACAAAAAAAGCGAAATAGCCAGAATCAAAAATGCTT encodes:
- a CDS encoding peptidylprolyl isomerase; translated protein: MKAGIFKWLLGALVLLALVAGIAGCSSGADKKAASDADEVIEAEASEAPITTETTVAQAPPAAQPAAGKRPHAVVETNKGKIVFELYPHKAPKTVANFVSLAGQSFYNGIKWHRVEPGFVIQGGDPLSKDDDPANDGLGGPGYKIDAEFNDVPHITGTVAMARAQDPNSAGSQFYICLDAQPSLDGNYTVFGQVVEGMDVVERIQVGDLMSRVYIEER
- a CDS encoding NapC/NirT family cytochrome c yields the protein MELLRTLAVHIYLSVPMRAESLFERLLHDALRWRDYIPIIIKFAEQLQVIFQNPRRYPREAVVIIAAILLTLIVVMLLVLLFFAARNQIRIRRAYRSIRKKVPREVLVKRYIIGGAAVIILLLAMTVGTAQPKSCIRCHTLEKSYSSWTKSVHKDTGCLKCHYKPGIFGYVEGNINGAENVLAHFFKGVETPRARVSNNACLRCHNDILSRMVIGDREIKMQHKDLIGGGINCTNCHPDIAHKPKGKKIFAMNSCLGCHDNKVASADCRTCHTQDIGYKAVRAVDDLPKVKTIRITCTGCHKVSTTEGCIKCHGVELPHSAIFQQKHAMQAETTQGILCYKCHWERMDGKRMCGCHNATGEIHGETEAWYYAHRALAKNNGAGCNCHGLTFCARCHDDPKSVYPNYAGGSGEMMHGGWHIGM